In Priestia megaterium NBRC 15308 = ATCC 14581, the following proteins share a genomic window:
- a CDS encoding LytR/AlgR family response regulator transcription factor, which translates to MKVGLVDDHSYDLEKLRISLEREDDIDILFSTSSAEEAYNEIKKNEIDLLITDIEMPKLSGYELADFINAYALDIQVIFVTGHSGFAVHAFELNVLDYIMKPYSKERLLKGIQRFHQKKQSTDTRDKLILKQKTEMQVLNKQDIIFAERTGRSTTIITINGEFSTYQSLNEIEKELTASHFLRSHRAFIINISYIQNFSLYTKHSYSVMFQSTEKTALITKTNLDILQKEYF; encoded by the coding sequence ATGAAAGTAGGATTAGTGGATGATCATTCATATGATTTAGAAAAATTGAGGATTTCTTTAGAAAGAGAAGATGATATAGACATACTTTTTTCGACTAGCAGCGCGGAGGAAGCTTATAACGAAATTAAAAAAAATGAAATTGATTTATTAATTACAGATATTGAAATGCCAAAGCTATCAGGTTATGAGCTTGCAGACTTTATCAATGCTTACGCACTTGATATTCAAGTCATCTTTGTCACTGGGCACAGCGGCTTTGCCGTTCATGCATTTGAACTCAACGTTTTAGACTACATTATGAAGCCTTATTCTAAAGAGCGTCTGTTAAAAGGCATTCAGCGTTTTCATCAAAAAAAACAATCAACTGACACAAGAGATAAGCTTATTTTAAAACAAAAAACCGAAATGCAAGTGCTGAACAAACAAGATATTATATTTGCAGAACGAACAGGTCGCTCTACCACAATCATAACGATAAATGGAGAATTTAGTACTTATCAATCATTAAACGAAATTGAAAAAGAATTAACAGCGAGTCATTTTCTAAGGTCTCATCGAGCTTTTATTATCAACATTTCCTATATTCAAAATTTCTCCCTGTATACTAAGCACTCCTACTCAGTGATGTTTCAAAGCACCGAAAAAACAGCTTTAATCACGAAAACAAATTTAGACATCTTGCAAAAAGAATACTTTTAA
- a CDS encoding ATP-binding cassette domain-containing protein has protein sequence MIEIKGVTKYFKEKKQTIAAVQDIHVTIAQGEIVGLLGENGAGKTTLLRMLSTVLEPSEGNMFIHGINIHKQPDKIKKKIGVLFGGETGLYDRLTARENLAYFAKFYGMSKHETKIRIEELAKRFGMKDYLDRRVGGFSKGMRQKVAIARTILHNPDVILFDEPTTGLDITSANMFRELIKNLQREGKTIVFSSHIMEEVEMLCQSIIMIHKGKMIYQGTNEQLYKEEESTDLNYIFMSRIVRGA, from the coding sequence ATGATTGAAATCAAAGGTGTGACGAAATATTTTAAAGAGAAAAAGCAAACAATTGCAGCTGTTCAAGATATTCATGTAACCATCGCACAAGGAGAAATTGTAGGACTATTAGGTGAAAATGGAGCGGGGAAAACAACTCTTTTACGTATGCTGTCGACTGTACTTGAACCATCCGAAGGTAATATGTTCATTCACGGAATAAACATTCATAAACAGCCTGATAAAATAAAGAAAAAAATCGGCGTCCTTTTTGGCGGTGAAACAGGTTTATACGACCGTTTGACTGCGCGTGAAAACTTAGCTTATTTTGCTAAGTTTTATGGAATGAGCAAACATGAAACAAAGATAAGGATTGAGGAACTGGCCAAACGTTTTGGAATGAAAGACTACTTGGATCGCCGCGTCGGAGGCTTTTCAAAAGGAATGCGTCAAAAAGTAGCCATTGCACGCACTATTCTTCATAACCCGGACGTTATCCTATTTGATGAGCCGACTACAGGGTTAGACATTACATCAGCAAACATGTTTCGTGAGCTTATTAAAAATCTGCAAAGAGAAGGAAAAACGATTGTTTTTTCCAGTCACATTATGGAAGAAGTGGAGATGCTATGTCAGTCTATCATCATGATTCATAAAGGAAAAATGATTTATCAAGGAACAAATGAACAGCTTTATAAAGAAGAGGAAAGCACAGACTTAAACTACATCTTTATGTCGCGTATCGTGAGGGGGGCTTAA
- a CDS encoding ABC transporter permease: protein MIWHIYKKELIDCLRDRKTIIFSVLIPILLNVGMLFFVDRMMSSNQPDGMSIAVEKGSDTSVVEWLKKDRNLQVVESEDPLQTVEKGKASVALKVDKKFSDKILHMQSPDVMIYTSPDSVESSRTTEYVTAILNKQRDGIIKERLTQLNINDQTIQPFYVKEQSLSNKDNSSLIMVAIYAPMIIAIGVLGGIVPSANDIFAGEKERKTMEALLMAPIKRLHLLIGKWFTISTFGVLSGVLSTISFVLFVRYFTVTLNDALNLNNHLIAFSASLLVAITLFALLAGLILCIFSLLASSVKEAQSYTSQIVTVAILPCFLLMGKSVHELQPSGFLIPIYNVFALMKQLLYGVYDMQSLAYTIGSLSVCTVVLFTIGYTMFTKSRWVLGKG from the coding sequence ATGATTTGGCATATTTATAAAAAAGAGTTAATTGATTGTTTGCGAGATCGAAAGACGATTATCTTTAGTGTGTTGATTCCTATTTTATTAAATGTAGGGATGCTGTTTTTTGTAGATAGAATGATGTCTAGTAATCAACCTGATGGTATGTCCATAGCTGTTGAGAAAGGCTCAGATACAAGTGTAGTGGAATGGTTAAAGAAAGATAGAAACCTTCAAGTTGTGGAAAGCGAAGATCCGCTTCAAACAGTGGAAAAAGGCAAAGCATCAGTAGCTTTAAAAGTTGATAAGAAATTTTCTGATAAAATTCTCCATATGCAATCGCCGGACGTAATGATTTATACAAGTCCAGATAGCGTAGAATCTTCACGTACAACAGAGTACGTTACAGCTATATTAAATAAACAGAGAGACGGCATTATAAAAGAACGTTTAACACAATTAAATATTAATGATCAAACAATTCAGCCCTTCTATGTCAAGGAACAAAGCCTTTCAAATAAAGATAATAGTTCATTAATTATGGTGGCAATTTATGCTCCTATGATTATTGCTATAGGGGTGTTAGGTGGTATTGTACCTTCCGCTAATGATATTTTCGCAGGAGAAAAAGAGCGAAAAACGATGGAAGCTCTACTCATGGCTCCTATTAAAAGACTACATTTACTAATAGGGAAGTGGTTTACTATTTCTACATTTGGGGTCTTAAGCGGAGTGCTTTCTACTATTTCATTTGTGCTTTTTGTACGCTACTTTACCGTGACGTTAAATGATGCCTTGAATCTAAATAATCATCTCATTGCTTTTAGCGCTTCATTACTAGTGGCTATCACTTTGTTTGCCTTATTAGCAGGGCTAATTCTTTGTATCTTTAGTCTCTTAGCAAGTTCGGTTAAAGAAGCGCAAAGCTATACATCGCAAATTGTTACAGTAGCGATACTGCCATGCTTTTTACTGATGGGAAAATCCGTACACGAACTGCAGCCAAGCGGATTCTTAATTCCTATTTATAACGTATTTGCACTTATGAAACAGCTTCTCTACGGTGTCTATGACATGCAGAGTCTTGCCTATACAATAGGAAGCTTGTCGGTTTGTACAGTTGTTTTATTTACGATTGGTTATACGATGTTTACCAAAAGCCGCTGGGTGCTTGGTAAAGGTTAA
- a CDS encoding phosphotransferase family protein yields the protein MRQLHPIIVEEIPDSIKKYVKQIEKVTFPKQGCTSDVGILHTVKGRYVLKRTKGEKYRKWLYKEYYVLKNIQALAECRSPIVYKFVKTAEESWLLLEFFEGKTVREYLEKEDNEEKREHIVYEMGRLLARIHDAKCPEQLVSKQLWIHRMLQEAEYNLIHYKVDGNQQLLKQLQKQNMICKQEVLIHGDYTIDNVLVHDGRITAVIDWSGGTWGDARYDMALAVRFEDGIFTGKERACFFKGYGKGISQHEFCYFAEGLYEFF from the coding sequence GTGAGACAGTTGCATCCTATTATAGTAGAAGAAATTCCTGACTCTATAAAAAAGTATGTGAAACAAATCGAAAAAGTGACGTTTCCAAAGCAGGGATGTACGTCGGATGTTGGTATCCTTCATACCGTTAAAGGAAGGTATGTTTTAAAGCGGACAAAAGGGGAAAAGTACAGAAAATGGTTATATAAGGAATATTATGTATTAAAGAATATACAAGCACTGGCAGAATGTCGAAGTCCGATCGTTTACAAATTCGTCAAAACAGCAGAAGAGAGCTGGCTGCTGCTAGAATTTTTTGAAGGAAAAACTGTAAGAGAGTATTTAGAGAAAGAAGATAATGAAGAAAAGCGCGAGCACATTGTCTACGAAATGGGGCGTCTTCTTGCTCGCATTCACGATGCGAAGTGTCCAGAACAATTAGTGAGTAAGCAGCTGTGGATCCACCGAATGCTGCAAGAGGCAGAGTACAATTTAATCCACTATAAGGTAGACGGAAATCAACAGCTGCTAAAACAACTGCAGAAGCAAAACATGATATGCAAACAAGAGGTGCTTATTCACGGAGACTACACGATTGATAATGTACTTGTGCACGACGGTCGGATAACAGCTGTTATTGACTGGAGCGGAGGAACTTGGGGAGACGCTCGTTATGATATGGCCCTTGCTGTTCGCTTTGAAGACGGAATTTTTACAGGTAAAGAGCGCGCGTGTTTTTTTAAGGGATACGGCAAGGGGATTTCACAGCACGAATTTTGTTATTTTGCAGAAGGATTGTACGAGTTTTTCTAA
- a CDS encoding MerR family transcriptional regulator, with amino-acid sequence MTMKTVDVAKALGIHPSTVLKWVKMADIELERNESGHCEFTEENVEALRNFQKNRNRQAVVKVVEKVVEKEEVVISDERAQDMQKQLDQLFLRLIENEKRTEEKAGEVVTFQILEHRSEIDRLNKVITKLENRVVELESQLKSEDSLKGKKPVPRWRSFLTGIFSY; translated from the coding sequence ATGACGATGAAAACGGTAGATGTGGCAAAAGCGCTAGGAATACATCCAAGTACGGTATTAAAGTGGGTCAAAATGGCAGATATCGAGCTAGAGAGAAATGAATCGGGACACTGTGAGTTTACAGAAGAAAATGTTGAAGCACTTAGAAACTTTCAAAAAAACCGCAATCGTCAAGCCGTCGTCAAAGTGGTAGAAAAAGTAGTGGAAAAAGAGGAAGTCGTTATATCTGATGAACGTGCACAAGACATGCAAAAGCAGCTTGATCAGCTTTTTTTAAGGCTAATTGAAAATGAAAAGCGTACAGAAGAAAAAGCGGGAGAAGTAGTGACTTTTCAAATTTTAGAGCATCGTTCAGAAATCGATCGATTAAATAAAGTTATTACGAAATTAGAAAATCGAGTAGTGGAACTTGAAAGTCAGTTAAAAAGTGAAGACAGCTTAAAAGGTAAAAAGCCTGTTCCGAGATGGAGAAGCTTTTTAACCGGTATTTTTAGCTATTAG
- a CDS encoding MarR family winged helix-turn-helix transcriptional regulator produces MKKREELVQEMETLFRFVFRQLRQEINEVYNSELSTNEFMVLRMLVDSGRQRSTDLSKYLQVSASHITAVTDLLLSKGYIARKRSENDRRIIDIELTKEGQDIFNAIQEKKRAYFLERFEHFTDKEIETVNKLFHKIKGDQK; encoded by the coding sequence GTGAAAAAAAGAGAAGAGCTCGTTCAAGAAATGGAGACGCTGTTTCGCTTTGTGTTCAGACAGCTACGCCAAGAAATTAATGAAGTATACAATTCAGAGCTATCAACAAATGAATTTATGGTGCTTCGTATGCTGGTTGATTCCGGCAGGCAGCGATCAACTGATTTATCAAAGTATCTTCAGGTTTCAGCAAGCCACATTACCGCGGTAACCGACTTGCTTTTATCAAAAGGCTACATTGCACGCAAACGGTCTGAAAACGATCGGCGTATTATTGATATCGAACTGACCAAGGAAGGACAGGATATTTTTAATGCTATTCAAGAGAAGAAACGAGCCTATTTCCTTGAGCGTTTTGAGCACTTTACAGATAAAGAAATTGAAACGGTGAATAAACTGTTTCACAAAATTAAAGGCGATCAAAAATAA
- the msrA gene encoding peptide-methionine (S)-S-oxide reductase MsrA: MTEQYEVATFAGGCFWCMVKPFDEQPGIIKVVSGYTGGHKENPTYKEVCSETTGHYEAVQITFDPEVFPYEKLLELYWPQIDPTDAGGQFADRGDSYRTAIFYHNEHQKALAEESKQQLEASGRFSEPIATQILPAKPFYEAEEYHQGYYKKNKFRYAMYRRGSGRDRFIKENWKDFGRDEQLKTTLTPIQYEVTQNDATEPPFRNEFWDHTEDGIYVDIVSGEPLFSSTDKYDAGCGWPSFTKAINKDEVKENMDVSHNMVRTEVRSKTANSHLGHLFDDGPQDAGGLRYCINSAALRFVPKEDLEKEGYGEYTVLFNK, encoded by the coding sequence TTGACAGAACAATATGAAGTAGCAACTTTTGCCGGCGGCTGTTTTTGGTGTATGGTGAAGCCCTTTGATGAACAGCCAGGCATTATAAAAGTTGTATCTGGCTATACAGGCGGTCACAAAGAGAACCCGACGTACAAAGAAGTATGCTCAGAAACAACGGGCCACTATGAAGCGGTCCAAATTACATTTGATCCAGAGGTTTTTCCATATGAAAAGCTTTTAGAACTATACTGGCCTCAAATTGATCCAACTGATGCAGGCGGACAATTTGCGGATCGAGGCGATTCATATCGAACAGCTATTTTTTATCACAATGAACACCAAAAGGCACTAGCTGAAGAATCGAAGCAGCAATTAGAAGCAAGCGGTCGTTTTTCTGAGCCGATTGCTACACAAATTCTACCGGCAAAACCGTTTTATGAAGCGGAAGAATACCATCAAGGTTACTATAAGAAAAATAAATTCCGCTATGCTATGTATCGACGCGGGTCTGGACGTGATCGTTTTATTAAAGAAAACTGGAAAGACTTTGGACGCGACGAGCAGCTGAAAACGACATTAACGCCTATTCAGTATGAAGTTACTCAAAATGACGCAACGGAACCTCCGTTTCGCAATGAATTTTGGGATCATACAGAAGATGGTATTTATGTAGATATCGTATCAGGAGAGCCGTTGTTTAGTTCAACTGATAAATATGATGCCGGATGCGGATGGCCGTCTTTCACAAAAGCGATTAATAAAGATGAAGTAAAAGAAAACATGGACGTTAGTCATAATATGGTTCGTACAGAAGTACGAAGCAAGACGGCTAACTCTCATTTAGGTCATTTATTTGACGATGGTCCGCAAGATGCAGGCGGCTTGCGCTACTGCATCAACTCAGCAGCTCTTCGCTTTGTTCCGAAAGAAGATTTAGAAAAAGAAGGATACGGGGAATACACGGTTTTATTTAACAAATAA
- a CDS encoding GerAB/ArcD/ProY family transporter, giving the protein MHNTIKEENQVSPSFLFFLVHSTQIGVGILGFQRLIIKGAGYEAWISIILAAISVCILLAMVFNILIRENSDIVDIHRLYFGKYLGGAFTLAASAYYFIFALTIYRTYVEILQIWMFPQLETWIVSLVYLPIIYYTVSGGFRVITGIAFFGVMLPLPLVFALLYPLKYGHLNNLFPLFDHTIWEFLISTKMMTFENLGFESVLFFYPFIKNGATSQKWGQLGILFSAFLYLCTALVSFAYFSQGQLMHTIWPTLTMAKIIEIPFLQRFEYILISLWLLVVLPTIAVSVWCTIRGFSKTFNKPPTIFLIFVLIALLGFSIFFDDRETIDQLNTRLSMTGFYFIYGYIPFLFLYSLIRAKIKQKKAQKEEREPTLS; this is encoded by the coding sequence ATGCACAATACAATTAAAGAAGAAAATCAAGTTTCCCCTTCTTTTCTTTTTTTTCTAGTGCATTCTACGCAAATTGGCGTTGGGATACTAGGATTTCAGCGTCTCATTATTAAAGGAGCTGGTTATGAAGCATGGATATCTATCATCCTTGCTGCGATCAGCGTCTGTATTTTACTAGCCATGGTTTTTAATATCTTAATCCGCGAAAACAGCGATATTGTTGATATTCACCGGTTATATTTTGGGAAATACCTCGGAGGAGCTTTCACTCTTGCGGCATCGGCTTATTATTTTATTTTTGCGTTAACCATTTACCGGACGTACGTAGAAATTTTACAAATATGGATGTTTCCGCAGCTGGAAACATGGATTGTATCACTTGTTTACTTACCTATTATTTACTATACAGTCTCCGGTGGATTTCGTGTGATTACTGGAATTGCTTTTTTTGGAGTTATGCTTCCCTTGCCGCTCGTATTTGCCTTACTTTATCCATTAAAATATGGGCATCTTAATAATTTATTTCCTTTATTTGACCACACGATATGGGAATTTTTAATTTCAACTAAAATGATGACTTTTGAGAATTTGGGATTTGAATCCGTGCTTTTTTTCTATCCTTTTATAAAAAACGGCGCTACTAGCCAAAAATGGGGTCAACTTGGGATTTTGTTCAGTGCTTTTTTATACTTGTGCACAGCATTAGTTTCATTTGCCTACTTTAGCCAGGGACAGTTAATGCATACGATCTGGCCAACTTTAACGATGGCCAAAATTATTGAAATCCCCTTTTTACAGCGTTTTGAATATATTTTAATTTCTCTGTGGCTTTTAGTCGTTCTTCCTACTATTGCTGTCAGCGTATGGTGTACCATTCGTGGATTTAGTAAAACATTTAATAAGCCGCCTACGATTTTTCTCATATTCGTTCTTATTGCTCTTCTTGGTTTCTCTATTTTCTTTGATGATCGGGAAACCATCGATCAGCTTAATACACGATTATCCATGACCGGCTTTTACTTTATTTATGGCTACATTCCTTTCCTTTTTCTCTATAGCCTCATTCGAGCCAAAATAAAACAAAAGAAAGCACAAAAAGAAGAGCGTGAGCCAACTTTAAGTTGA
- a CDS encoding Ger(x)C family spore germination protein yields the protein MKRILILCTCLTFLTSCADRETIDEIQVVNSIGYDYIPQSNKVRGTILYPIYKYGPTEEPSIIAATANSSFDIPLRLNNKSSLPVAFGQLRSIVMGKEFATHGVDELVNTIARNPDLGRNIKLSIADGNAHELLSSVTKKKIKDYQFISNLIEQNIRTENLPNTNLQIFLFSFFSDDRDPYLPVLAQQKDAIKLKGLALFKKQKVVTTIGMKETFLFKLLTSGAKHGRYSVKIKESDRKGEIILQNLRTKTKYEIKGNHQHPSIIAHLTINGLVKEFPGWIDLTDPASIKMVEKTLQKDIEKDGDAFIKKLQRHKIDPICFTDYVRSKTRGFNSEKFKAQYPDMNIEVKARVHLIQTGISN from the coding sequence ATGAAGAGAATACTTATTTTATGCACTTGTCTTACTTTCTTAACGAGCTGTGCAGACCGTGAAACAATTGACGAAATTCAAGTAGTCAACTCCATCGGATATGATTATATTCCTCAAAGCAATAAAGTGAGAGGAACCATTTTATACCCTATTTATAAGTACGGGCCAACGGAAGAACCTAGTATTATTGCGGCTACTGCTAATTCATCCTTTGATATTCCGCTTCGTTTAAACAATAAATCATCTCTTCCGGTCGCTTTTGGTCAATTAAGGAGCATCGTCATGGGAAAAGAATTTGCAACACATGGCGTGGATGAATTAGTAAACACAATTGCTAGAAATCCAGACCTTGGACGTAATATTAAATTAAGCATTGCAGATGGTAACGCACATGAATTATTGAGCTCTGTTACGAAAAAGAAAATTAAAGACTATCAGTTTATTTCTAATTTAATCGAACAAAATATCCGCACAGAAAATTTGCCTAACACCAATTTACAAATTTTTTTATTCAGTTTTTTTAGCGACGACCGCGACCCTTATCTTCCTGTTTTAGCGCAGCAAAAAGATGCCATTAAATTAAAGGGACTGGCGCTTTTCAAAAAACAAAAAGTCGTTACAACCATCGGAATGAAAGAAACGTTTTTATTTAAGCTGCTAACAAGCGGAGCAAAGCACGGCCGCTACTCGGTAAAAATTAAAGAAAGTGACCGTAAAGGTGAAATTATACTGCAAAACTTGCGCACCAAAACAAAGTATGAAATTAAAGGAAATCATCAACATCCAAGTATTATTGCGCACTTAACTATCAATGGCCTTGTAAAAGAGTTTCCTGGATGGATAGATTTAACAGACCCGGCTAGTATTAAAATGGTTGAAAAAACGCTTCAAAAAGATATTGAAAAAGACGGGGATGCCTTTATTAAGAAGCTTCAGCGGCACAAAATCGACCCCATTTGTTTTACAGATTATGTTCGAAGTAAAACGCGAGGGTTTAACAGTGAAAAATTCAAAGCGCAATATCCGGATATGAATATTGAAGTAAAAGCTCGCGTTCATCTTATTCAAACCGGTATTAGCAACTAG
- a CDS encoding spore germination protein: MFKHLFKKKNADDQPKKSLDELIKQFKKSSDFMTLAIGSQHRKYIITYFKQLVNMQSVEDKILEPFQKLDFTLSSVQEVENVLPIEDISVTKDTKEILEKMLRGYVMFQLHKDDKLVALIKVQSFDTGFRKENETENEFSVVGPKIGFVEDLDVNLYLMRKTVISENLIFKELTVGNKSKTRVVLVYLEGVTNPQHVETMTQRLEDIDFDVIFDSTMLDQLISDNSSTAFPLFLTTERIDRVLFSLLNGQAAFFSSGSPYAVTGPSTLLDFFVSPEDYYLPWVLGSFFRVIRILGVFFSIFATPLYVAIVTYHYEMLPKDLLGPIIFSRTNVPFPPVIEVLFLEITIELLREAGARLPTKVGQTLGIVGGIVIGQATVEAALTSNILLIIVSLTALASFTTPIFKMSNTIRLLRFPFILFATAFGLVGITFGFCFLLVHLLRLKSLGMPYLVPLFPFRPTEYRDTFLRLPYSHTAKRPSYLRPLERFRYNPNKANKTKRKSNLDNE, from the coding sequence ATGTTTAAACATTTATTTAAAAAAAAGAATGCAGACGATCAGCCCAAAAAATCATTGGATGAACTGATTAAACAGTTTAAGAAATCAAGTGACTTTATGACATTAGCCATTGGCTCACAGCATCGAAAATACATCATTACTTATTTTAAGCAGCTCGTAAACATGCAAAGCGTTGAAGATAAAATACTCGAGCCCTTTCAAAAACTAGACTTCACGTTAAGCAGTGTGCAAGAAGTCGAAAACGTTCTGCCAATCGAAGATATTTCCGTTACAAAAGATACAAAAGAGATTTTAGAAAAGATGCTGCGCGGCTACGTAATGTTTCAATTACATAAAGACGATAAGCTAGTAGCGCTTATTAAAGTTCAAAGCTTTGATACAGGTTTTCGAAAAGAAAATGAAACGGAAAATGAGTTCAGCGTTGTTGGTCCTAAAATTGGTTTTGTAGAGGATTTAGATGTCAATCTCTATTTAATGAGAAAAACGGTCATTTCCGAAAATCTTATTTTTAAAGAACTTACCGTAGGAAACAAATCGAAAACGCGCGTCGTTCTTGTTTACTTAGAAGGCGTAACGAACCCTCAGCACGTAGAGACTATGACGCAGCGCCTTGAAGATATAGATTTCGACGTCATTTTTGATAGTACAATGCTTGATCAATTAATTTCCGATAATTCTTCTACGGCGTTTCCGCTTTTTTTAACAACCGAGCGGATTGACCGAGTCTTGTTTAGTCTGTTAAACGGGCAAGCTGCCTTCTTTTCAAGCGGTTCACCCTACGCAGTTACGGGGCCGTCAACGCTGCTTGACTTCTTTGTTTCACCTGAAGACTACTATCTGCCGTGGGTTCTAGGATCTTTTTTCCGAGTTATTCGTATTTTAGGCGTCTTTTTCTCTATTTTTGCTACGCCTCTTTATGTAGCCATTGTTACGTATCATTATGAGATGCTTCCAAAAGATTTGCTCGGGCCTATTATTTTTTCAAGGACAAACGTTCCTTTTCCACCGGTCATCGAAGTACTTTTTTTAGAAATAACCATTGAACTGCTTCGCGAGGCCGGAGCCAGACTTCCAACAAAAGTAGGTCAAACGCTGGGAATCGTAGGCGGGATTGTTATTGGGCAAGCAACAGTAGAAGCTGCATTAACAAGCAATATTTTACTTATTATTGTTTCACTGACAGCTTTAGCCTCTTTTACAACGCCTATTTTTAAAATGTCTAACACCATCCGTTTATTACGTTTTCCTTTTATTTTGTTTGCTACTGCGTTTGGTTTAGTCGGCATTACGTTCGGCTTTTGCTTCCTGCTGGTTCACTTGCTTCGTTTAAAATCTTTGGGCATGCCTTATCTTGTTCCGCTTTTTCCGTTTCGTCCAACAGAGTATAGGGATACCTTTCTGCGATTGCCCTATAGTCATACAGCAAAGCGGCCAAGCTACTTGCGTCCTTTAGAACGCTTCCGCTATAACCCTAATAAAGCGAATAAGACTAAACGAAAAAGTAATTTAGATAATGAGTAA